The following proteins are encoded in a genomic region of Amycolatopsis sulphurea:
- a CDS encoding enoyl-CoA hydratase/isomerase family protein, with translation MAGISLDRDGAVAVLRFDRPEKLNSLTLAMYEELGAAFAEVRDDDSIAVAVLTGRGERAFCVGADLTESIPALAEGRFDISAWDPAHQKHTKLFKPVLAAVNGLCLGGGFEIMLSTDLRIAADTAEFGLPESGVGVVPAGGTLTRLTRQIPYAWAMELMLQGDRITAAQALRYGLLNEVVPAEQLLDSALARAHRLAARSGTALATIKEAVLRLGDLPQDQAFHHEAYYGQQAFTSADAREGLRAFTERRPPDFPSRRTL, from the coding sequence ATGGCCGGCATCTCGCTCGACCGCGACGGCGCGGTGGCGGTGCTCCGGTTCGACCGGCCGGAAAAGCTGAACTCGCTGACCCTGGCGATGTACGAGGAGCTGGGCGCCGCCTTCGCCGAGGTCCGCGACGACGACTCGATCGCCGTCGCGGTGCTGACCGGCCGGGGCGAGCGGGCGTTCTGCGTCGGCGCCGATCTGACCGAGTCGATCCCGGCGCTGGCCGAGGGCCGGTTCGACATCTCCGCGTGGGACCCGGCGCACCAGAAGCACACCAAGCTGTTCAAGCCGGTGCTCGCCGCGGTGAACGGGCTCTGCCTCGGCGGCGGGTTCGAGATCATGCTGTCCACCGATCTGCGCATCGCCGCCGACACCGCGGAATTCGGGCTGCCCGAAAGCGGGGTCGGGGTGGTGCCCGCGGGCGGCACGCTGACCCGGCTGACGCGGCAGATCCCGTACGCCTGGGCGATGGAGCTGATGTTGCAGGGCGACCGGATCACCGCCGCGCAGGCCTTGCGCTATGGCCTGCTCAACGAGGTCGTCCCCGCTGAGCAGCTGCTCGATTCCGCCCTGGCCCGCGCGCATCGGCTCGCCGCCCGCAGCGGCACCGCGCTCGCCACCATCAAGGAAGCCGTGCTGCGGCTGGGCGATCTCCCGCAGGACCAGGCCTTCCACCACGAGGCGTACTACGGGCAGCAGGCGTTCACCTCAGCCGACGCCCGCGAGGGCCTCCGCGCCTTCACCGAGCGCCGTCCGCCCGACTTCCCCTCCCGCCGCACGCTGTGA
- a CDS encoding AAA family ATPase: MSGLHAVAGPGAVPGPASFAGAVVGREREIELLLAGLDAGAHVVLEGPPGTGKTTLLRVIASAGDAEFVFVEGNAELTPARLIGHFDPSQVLAKRYSAETFVDGPLAEALRSGGLLYVEEVNRVPGETLDVLITVMSEGERHAETRSREGPLHRLHSAAATHPPGEYFRPTDDEDPLPAARSCAELVILAPADDCAEAAGFARWAGARWRPLPGLAAAPAALAKLLDRS; encoded by the coding sequence GTGAGCGGACTGCACGCGGTGGCGGGGCCGGGCGCGGTGCCCGGCCCCGCGTCCTTCGCCGGCGCGGTCGTCGGCCGGGAGCGGGAGATCGAGCTGCTGCTCGCCGGGCTCGACGCGGGCGCGCACGTGGTGCTCGAAGGGCCGCCGGGCACCGGGAAGACCACGCTGCTGCGGGTCATCGCGTCGGCGGGCGACGCCGAGTTCGTGTTCGTGGAAGGCAATGCCGAGCTGACCCCCGCGCGGCTGATCGGCCACTTCGACCCGTCGCAGGTGCTCGCGAAGAGGTATTCCGCGGAGACCTTTGTGGACGGTCCGCTGGCCGAAGCGCTGCGCTCGGGCGGATTGCTCTACGTGGAGGAGGTGAACCGGGTACCCGGGGAGACGCTAGACGTGCTGATCACCGTGATGTCGGAGGGGGAGCGCCACGCCGAAACCCGAAGCCGTGAAGGGCCCCTTCACAGACTCCACTCGGCAGCCGCGACGCACCCGCCTGGCGAGTATTTCCGCCCCACGGACGACGAGGATCCCTTGCCGGCTGCGCGTTCTTGTGCGGAGCTGGTGATCCTGGCCCCAGCTGACGACTGCGCGGAGGCGGCTGGTTTCGCGCGGTGGGCCGGTGCTCGGTGGCGCCCTTTGCCGGGGCTGGCGGCGGCACCTGCGGCGTTGGCAAAGTTGCTTGACCGGTCGTGA
- a CDS encoding DUF2079 domain-containing protein has product MLATVPTTAARSGRHFTTAVLAVAGVIPALLALLAAWRAPRIHVLLDYWHVLARITDDGGNLLFGQVFAYHLEQPFVLPSLLFYADAAWFGGDNRPLTVLTVALVGGIVACLYSMLPKSLSAQGKFALTAGFSWLLFTSHAAEIWLQGTNGISWIPAVFFSALAISRAHHGRVWTAAIASVLACLSFGAGLPVLFVVAIVFGLRGRRTTALGFAAAGAVVIAGWLLTKPVGQQSLATSAFDPDGRLSVILVALGGLWSADLAVAAIIAGALTLALLALLSTTLHAEPQAAGWIGLGCYSLALAVLIGLGRTSSQVPIGNVGLISRYVVLAALATSALLVLVALYRPQWPLRAMVVAVVAVSLATHAIGATKADNTRRGYAPLALTAIALRVNAPAVLTQLHIQRDVIPAARALGAYPFDPEFTLGCHGHELGDSLRTADATDLPGPEATGDTHGAVTTRRIIGDTLVTGWATINAAKPDCILLADATGTITGGGITGLPSTAPGLPDGMTWQATARPGNETLTVYAERDHHLYRITSGG; this is encoded by the coding sequence TTGCTTGCGACAGTCCCCACCACCGCTGCCCGCTCCGGCAGACACTTCACCACCGCGGTCCTTGCGGTGGCCGGAGTGATCCCGGCCCTGCTGGCGCTGCTGGCGGCATGGCGGGCGCCCCGGATCCACGTACTGCTCGACTATTGGCACGTCCTGGCCAGAATCACCGACGATGGCGGGAACCTGCTGTTCGGGCAGGTGTTCGCCTACCATCTGGAACAGCCGTTCGTCCTCCCGTCGCTGCTGTTCTATGCCGACGCGGCCTGGTTCGGCGGCGACAACCGGCCGCTGACCGTTCTCACCGTCGCTCTCGTCGGCGGTATCGTCGCCTGCCTGTATTCGATGCTGCCTAAATCCCTTTCAGCACAAGGTAAATTCGCCCTCACCGCCGGGTTCTCCTGGCTTCTTTTCACCTCCCACGCAGCCGAGATCTGGTTGCAGGGAACCAATGGAATCAGCTGGATCCCGGCGGTGTTCTTCAGCGCGCTGGCGATATCCCGGGCACACCACGGTCGCGTGTGGACGGCCGCGATCGCATCCGTGCTGGCATGCCTCAGCTTCGGTGCCGGGCTACCGGTTCTTTTCGTCGTCGCAATCGTTTTCGGGCTGCGCGGCCGGCGCACCACGGCGCTCGGTTTCGCCGCCGCCGGTGCCGTCGTCATCGCCGGATGGCTGCTCACCAAACCGGTCGGGCAGCAGTCCCTGGCCACTTCGGCGTTCGACCCCGACGGACGGCTGTCGGTGATCCTCGTCGCGCTCGGCGGCCTGTGGTCCGCAGATCTGGCCGTCGCCGCGATCATCGCCGGAGCGCTCACCCTGGCACTGCTGGCTTTGCTGTCCACCACCCTGCACGCGGAACCGCAAGCCGCCGGATGGATCGGGCTCGGCTGCTACAGTCTCGCCCTCGCTGTCCTCATCGGACTCGGCCGTACCAGCAGCCAGGTCCCGATCGGCAACGTCGGGCTCATCAGCCGTTACGTCGTCCTTGCCGCGCTCGCCACCAGCGCCCTGCTCGTCCTCGTCGCCCTCTATCGTCCACAATGGCCGCTCCGTGCGATGGTCGTCGCCGTCGTCGCCGTCTCGCTGGCCACCCACGCCATCGGCGCCACCAAGGCCGACAACACCCGCCGCGGCTACGCCCCGCTCGCCCTCACCGCGATCGCCCTGCGCGTCAACGCCCCTGCCGTCCTCACCCAGCTCCACATCCAGCGCGACGTCATCCCCGCCGCCCGCGCGCTCGGCGCCTACCCCTTCGATCCCGAATTCACCCTTGGCTGCCACGGCCACGAACTCGGCGACTCCCTCCGGACGGCCGACGCCACCGACCTGCCCGGCCCCGAAGCCACCGGTGACACCCACGGTGCGGTTACCACCAGGCGCATCATCGGCGACACCCTCGTCACCGGCTGGGCCACCATCAACGCCGCCAAACCCGACTGCATCCTGCTGGCCGACGCCACGGGGACCATCACCGGCGGCGGCATCACCGGGCTGCCGTCCACCGCGCCCGGCCTCCCCGACGGAATGACCTGGCAGGCCACCGCCCGCCCAGGCAACGAGACCCTCACCGTCTACGCCGAGAGGGACCATCACCTCTACCGGATCACCAGCGGCGGGTAG
- the mftD gene encoding pre-mycofactocin synthase MftD (MftD, an enzyme found in the mycofactocin biosynthesis locus, performs an oxidative deamination of 3-amino-5-[(p-hydroxyphenyl)methyl]-4,4-dimethyl-2-pyrrolidinone (AHDP). The resulting compound, now called pre-mycofactocin (PMFT), is a biologically active redox cofactor that can oxidize the non-exchangeable NADH of TIGR03971 family SDR-type oxidoreductases.) — MSNTWFESVAEAQRRAKKRLPRSVYSALIAGSEKGLTLNDNLAAFDELRYAPRTAGHSAERVLGTHVLGRDVALPVLISPTGVQAVHPDGEVAVARAAAARGTSMGLSSFGSKPIEEVVAANPNTYFQVYWTGSREDILRRLERARAAGAVGIILTLDWSFSHSRDWGSPHIPERLNFRELLRFAPEGATHPRWLLDYVKTRKLPDLSVPNMAQPGEPAPTFFGAYGQWMQTPPPSWEDVRWLRTQWDGPFLLKGVIRVDEARRAVDAGVSAISVSNHGGNNLDGTPATIRALPAIADAVGDQVEVLLDGGIRRGSDVVKALALGARAVLIGRAYLWGLAAGGQAGVENVLDVLRNGIDSTLLALGKRSVHELSRNDLVVPQGFGLELGDQVVAS; from the coding sequence ATGAGCAACACCTGGTTCGAGTCCGTCGCGGAGGCGCAGCGCCGCGCGAAGAAACGTCTTCCCCGCTCGGTGTACTCCGCGTTGATCGCCGGTTCGGAGAAAGGCTTGACGCTCAACGACAATCTGGCCGCGTTCGACGAGCTGCGCTACGCCCCGCGCACCGCGGGGCACTCGGCCGAGCGTGTGCTGGGCACGCACGTGCTCGGCCGCGATGTCGCGCTTCCGGTGCTGATCTCGCCGACCGGAGTCCAGGCCGTGCACCCCGACGGCGAGGTGGCGGTGGCGCGCGCGGCGGCTGCGCGGGGTACCTCGATGGGCCTGTCCTCCTTTGGCAGCAAGCCGATCGAGGAGGTCGTCGCAGCGAATCCGAATACCTACTTCCAGGTCTACTGGACCGGCAGCCGCGAGGACATCCTGCGCCGCCTGGAACGTGCCCGCGCGGCCGGTGCCGTCGGGATCATCCTCACCCTCGACTGGTCGTTTTCCCACAGCCGGGACTGGGGTAGCCCGCATATCCCCGAACGACTCAATTTCCGCGAGCTGCTGCGGTTCGCCCCGGAGGGCGCGACGCACCCGCGATGGCTGCTGGATTACGTCAAGACGCGGAAGCTGCCGGACCTGAGCGTGCCGAACATGGCGCAGCCGGGCGAGCCCGCGCCGACGTTCTTCGGCGCGTACGGGCAGTGGATGCAGACCCCACCTCCCTCGTGGGAGGACGTGCGGTGGCTGCGTACGCAGTGGGACGGGCCGTTCCTGCTCAAGGGCGTGATCCGGGTCGACGAGGCCCGCCGGGCGGTGGACGCCGGGGTCAGCGCGATCTCGGTGTCCAACCACGGCGGCAACAACCTGGACGGCACTCCCGCCACCATCCGCGCGCTGCCCGCGATCGCCGATGCCGTCGGCGATCAGGTGGAGGTCCTGCTCGACGGCGGGATCCGACGCGGCAGCGACGTGGTGAAGGCCCTCGCGCTCGGCGCCCGCGCGGTGCTGATCGGCCGCGCCTACCTGTGGGGGCTGGCCGCCGGTGGGCAGGCCGGCGTGGAGAACGTGCTCGACGTCCTCCGCAACGGCATCGACTCCACGCTGCTGGCGCTGGGCAAGCGGAGCGTGCACGAGCTGAGCCGGAACGATCTTGTTGTCCCCCAAGGATTCGGCCTCGAGCTGGGGGACCAGGTGGTGGCTTCCTGA